The following are from one region of the Petrotoga miotherma DSM 10691 genome:
- a CDS encoding NADH-quinone oxidoreductase subunit NuoB has protein sequence MNIFEEDLNDTITFWEKIKNIFRGKSLWMLHYCTGCGAVELPPTMTARYDMERLGMGPMATPRQADVLLITGYLSVKTLRRVIYTYEQMMTPKYVVGFGSCTLNGGIYYDSYAVINRLDYYIPVDLYLAGCMPRPEAIMNTFKTLENMITKGEANGWKKYVENYDWYRNNQIRSLGEVYVKDEFHE, from the coding sequence ATGAACATCTTTGAAGAGGATCTAAACGATACTATAACTTTTTGGGAAAAGATAAAGAATATCTTCAGAGGTAAATCTTTATGGATGCTTCATTATTGCACAGGTTGTGGTGCTGTAGAACTTCCTCCAACCATGACGGCCAGATACGACATGGAAAGGTTGGGTATGGGACCAATGGCGACACCACGGCAAGCAGATGTTTTGCTGATAACAGGTTATCTAAGCGTTAAAACTTTAAGAAGAGTTATATACACTTATGAACAAATGATGACTCCAAAATATGTAGTAGGATTTGGGTCTTGTACTTTAAACGGAGGAATATACTATGATTCCTATGCGGTGATCAACAGGTTGGATTATTATATTCCAGTTGATCTGTACCTTGCCGGATGTATGCCAAGACCTGAGGCTATAATGAATACTTTTAAAACACTTGAAAACATGATAACAAAAGGAGAAGCCAATGGATGGAAAAAATATGTTGAGAATTACGATTGGTATCGAAATAACCAAATCCGTTCCTTAGGGGAGGTGTATGTAAAGGATGAATTCCACGAATGA
- a CDS encoding NADH-quinone oxidoreductase subunit D translates to MKELKLYLGPNHPGMHGNFSVHMYVDGDTIVRARPMPGMLHRGFEKLMERRLWMNNLALIPRICVPEPDINEMVYAMAIEELTGIEVPEKAHWIRMIILELARIANHLMSLGGIGGPVGLYTGPNWGLADRDLILDIFQEITGARIYHMYIVPGGVRKDLSEETIEKIKSFLDYLENRLPEYEDLILKNSLFQRRTKDKLLLPAEVVWELGVTGIGMRSAVGEAYDIRKVDPYARYDQVEFYVPTANYSDGYTRVYFKYLETFQSIKIIRQVLEKMPKKGKVWNKISSGSALRWRVPKGQVYTHIECTRGEYGYYMVSEGEDKPYRVAVRGASYPQGLLGVEKYLPGTRIEDAALWMETMGVCPPEIDR, encoded by the coding sequence ATGAAAGAACTTAAATTATACTTGGGGCCAAATCATCCGGGAATGCATGGGAATTTCAGCGTACATATGTATGTTGATGGAGATACTATCGTCAGGGCGAGGCCTATGCCTGGTATGTTGCATAGAGGATTTGAAAAACTTATGGAAAGAAGACTTTGGATGAATAACCTGGCTCTCATACCAAGGATTTGCGTACCAGAACCTGACATTAATGAGATGGTTTACGCCATGGCGATAGAGGAGTTAACAGGAATTGAAGTCCCTGAAAAAGCCCATTGGATAAGGATGATAATCTTAGAGCTAGCAAGAATTGCAAACCATCTAATGTCCCTAGGAGGAATAGGAGGACCTGTTGGACTTTACACTGGGCCCAATTGGGGACTCGCAGATAGAGATCTTATATTGGATATCTTTCAAGAGATAACTGGGGCAAGAATCTATCATATGTATATAGTGCCAGGTGGTGTAAGAAAGGATTTGAGCGAAGAAACAATTGAAAAGATAAAGAGTTTTCTCGATTACTTAGAAAATAGACTTCCAGAATACGAAGATTTGATTCTCAAGAACTCCCTCTTTCAAAGAAGAACCAAAGATAAGTTGTTGTTACCTGCCGAGGTTGTTTGGGAGTTGGGTGTTACGGGAATCGGTATGAGATCGGCTGTGGGAGAAGCATACGATATTAGAAAAGTAGACCCGTATGCAAGGTATGACCAAGTAGAATTTTATGTCCCAACCGCAAACTACTCAGATGGATATACAAGGGTCTATTTCAAATACCTCGAAACCTTTCAGAGCATAAAAATAATAAGACAGGTACTTGAAAAAATGCCCAAAAAAGGTAAAGTATGGAACAAAATATCTAGTGGAAGTGCCTTAAGATGGCGTGTTCCAAAAGGTCAAGTTTACACTCATATCGAATGTACAAGAGGAGAGTATGGGTATTATATGGTTTCAGAAGGAGAAGATAAGCCTTATAGAGTTGCTGTTAGAGGAGCATCCTATCCACAAGGTTTATTGGGGGTAGAAAAATATTTGCCCGGTACGAGAATAGAGGATGCAGCGCTTTGGATGGAAACAATGGGGGTATGTCCCCCAGAAATAGATAGATAA
- a CDS encoding respiratory chain complex I subunit 1 family protein, translating into MSYLIALMIVFIGFLWQVSIDGIQRKVTAKVHRRVGPPWYQTFMDIFKALSKSSITHGFIYDFGVMMALGGTIATFMFLPFGNIVAFNGLDNFFVVVYLLAIGSLGMAMSASGSGNAWAGIGIMRALTQMVAYEVPFMIVVFGMIHVYGTSSLSELAHVQQMNGILGWHIFTMPLGAIVAFISLLGMLNKVPFDTPIAPTEIASGPMVEYGGKHFGMLMLQHEFATLVEVGLFVNLFLGGGNLIEYLIKYFFVYTLVTLIYAVSARFRIENVVTFFYGVPIVLSLVQAAIVIFTGLGVNV; encoded by the coding sequence ATGAGTTATTTGATAGCCTTGATGATAGTTTTCATCGGATTTTTATGGCAAGTATCTATTGATGGTATTCAAAGAAAAGTTACGGCTAAAGTTCATAGAAGAGTGGGGCCACCATGGTATCAAACTTTTATGGATATTTTCAAAGCTCTATCAAAATCATCTATAACACATGGTTTTATTTATGATTTTGGTGTGATGATGGCTTTGGGAGGAACGATAGCCACTTTTATGTTTTTACCTTTTGGCAATATCGTGGCTTTTAATGGTCTTGATAATTTCTTTGTAGTTGTCTATTTATTAGCAATAGGTTCTCTTGGGATGGCCATGAGTGCGTCTGGTTCTGGAAACGCCTGGGCAGGAATAGGTATTATGAGGGCGTTGACTCAGATGGTTGCTTATGAAGTCCCATTTATGATAGTTGTATTCGGAATGATACACGTTTATGGTACTTCTTCACTCAGTGAATTGGCACATGTACAACAAATGAATGGGATTCTTGGATGGCATATTTTTACCATGCCCCTAGGAGCTATAGTAGCTTTCATATCCTTACTTGGTATGCTTAACAAAGTTCCATTTGATACCCCCATAGCGCCGACAGAAATAGCCTCTGGGCCTATGGTTGAATATGGAGGAAAACATTTTGGGATGTTGATGTTACAACACGAGTTCGCAACGTTAGTTGAAGTTGGATTGTTCGTGAACCTATTTTTAGGAGGAGGAAATTTAATTGAATACTTAATAAAATACTTTTTTGTTTATACCTTAGTTACACTGATATATGCTGTTTCGGCTCGTTTTAGAATAGAGAATGTTGTAACATTCTTCTATGGAGTTCCGATAGTACTGTCACTTGTTCAAGCTGCGATAGTAATTTTTACAGGACTGGGGGTGAACGTATGA
- a CDS encoding NADH-quinone oxidoreductase subunit C: MNSTNDTKELISILEQSFDIKDFTTPKKNEISIVVDQNNVPTILTYLKDKGWKQLSLVTCIDWIEENKFELAYVLFNWTNGITFLVKTKIDRKNPEYISIIDIFPGARYYERDIHEFFGVKFEGNSDFEKPLFLELWDDKPPMRKDFDPLEYSKRKFPDRKYDVELSKNAVKEVIKEGEINERT, translated from the coding sequence ATGAATTCCACGAATGATACCAAAGAATTGATAAGCATTCTTGAACAAAGTTTCGATATAAAAGATTTCACTACACCAAAGAAAAATGAAATAAGTATAGTTGTTGATCAAAATAATGTACCGACAATATTAACTTATTTAAAGGACAAAGGTTGGAAACAGTTAAGCTTGGTAACCTGCATTGATTGGATTGAAGAAAACAAATTTGAATTAGCTTATGTTTTGTTCAATTGGACAAATGGAATTACTTTTTTAGTAAAAACGAAGATAGATAGAAAAAATCCAGAGTATATAAGCATCATTGATATTTTTCCTGGAGCCAGATACTATGAAAGGGATATCCACGAATTTTTTGGTGTGAAGTTTGAAGGTAATTCAGATTTTGAAAAACCGTTGTTCTTAGAATTATGGGATGATAAACCACCTATGAGAAAAGATTTTGATCCTTTAGAGTACTCTAAGCGTAAATTTCCTGATAGGAAGTATGATGTGGAACTTTCTAAAAATGCTGTGAAAGAAGTTATAAAAGAAGGTGAAATAAATGAAAGAACTTAA